In Persephonella sp., one genomic interval encodes:
- the lpxI gene encoding UDP-2,3-diacylglucosamine diphosphatase LpxI (LpxI, functionally equivalent to LpxH, replaces it in LPS biosynthesis in a minority of bacteria.), translating to MSKIGLIAGAGELPVEFAKSAVNQGKSLKIYAIKGITDKKIQNIAPTQWLYLGEGQKLIDSMKADNISDVVMLGKIEHFHLIKSIHRFDKRARTFFNQLMDKRAKSILEAVLKELQKEGFNPIDPTPYLSSLLVPEGLIAGEYPEKHFIEDAEFGLKIAKEVAELDIGQTVVVKDKIVVAVEGLEGTDKCIIRGGELAGENTVVCKVARKNQDMRYDVPVIGTKTLKSMKKAKAKLLAIEAGKTFLVEREEFKKLAQKYGISVIGFDLSNI from the coding sequence ATGAGCAAAATTGGTCTCATAGCAGGTGCAGGAGAACTTCCTGTAGAATTTGCAAAGTCAGCTGTAAATCAAGGCAAATCCTTAAAAATCTATGCAATCAAAGGAATTACAGACAAAAAAATTCAGAATATAGCACCAACTCAATGGCTTTATTTAGGTGAAGGTCAAAAGCTAATAGACAGTATGAAAGCAGATAATATATCTGATGTTGTAATGCTGGGAAAAATAGAGCATTTTCACCTTATAAAATCTATCCACAGATTTGATAAAAGGGCACGAACATTTTTTAATCAATTAATGGACAAAAGAGCAAAATCTATCCTTGAGGCAGTTTTAAAAGAGCTTCAGAAAGAAGGATTTAATCCAATTGACCCAACGCCGTATCTATCTTCCCTTTTGGTTCCTGAAGGCTTAATTGCAGGAGAATATCCGGAAAAACACTTTATAGAAGATGCAGAATTTGGTTTAAAAATAGCAAAAGAAGTGGCAGAGCTTGATATTGGCCAGACGGTTGTTGTCAAAGACAAAATAGTAGTTGCTGTAGAGGGATTAGAAGGCACAGACAAGTGCATAATAAGAGGCGGAGAGCTTGCAGGAGAAAACACAGTCGTTTGTAAAGTCGCAAGGAAAAATCAAGATATGAGATATGATGTTCCTGTTATTGGAACTAAAACCCTTAAATCTATGAAAAAAGCTAAGGCAAAACTTCTTGCCATAGAGGCAGGGAAAACATTTTTAGTGGAAAGGGAAGAATTTAAAAAATTAGCCCAAAAATACGGTATTTCTGTTATAGGTTTTGATTTATCAAATATTTAG
- the lpxA gene encoding acyl-ACP--UDP-N-acetylglucosamine O-acyltransferase encodes MSVEIHPTAIVSDKAELGVNVKVGPFSIIEDHVKIGDNTEISSNVKIKNFTTIGENCNISEGVVIGGIPQHLGFKGEETYVEIGNNVTIREYTTIHRGTSFDDGITRIGDNTYLMAYVHIAHDCKVGHDTILANAVTLAGHVKIGNYVFIGGLTPIHQFCRVGDYAMVGGASAVDKDIPPFTRASKNHAMLYGLNLVGLKRRGFTPEQIKLIKEAYRIIFRTAPTLEEGIKEVEQKLPQTPEIKMLLDFIKTSKRGIAPEASKKKK; translated from the coding sequence TTGAGCGTAGAAATCCATCCAACAGCAATTGTTTCAGATAAAGCAGAATTAGGGGTCAACGTAAAAGTTGGCCCCTTTTCTATTATTGAAGATCATGTAAAGATTGGTGATAACACAGAAATTTCTTCAAATGTAAAAATCAAAAATTTCACTACAATCGGTGAAAATTGTAATATTTCTGAAGGAGTTGTCATAGGAGGTATTCCCCAGCACCTTGGATTTAAAGGGGAAGAAACCTATGTGGAAATAGGTAATAATGTAACTATAAGAGAATATACCACTATTCATAGAGGAACTTCCTTTGATGATGGTATAACAAGAATAGGAGATAATACTTATCTTATGGCTTATGTCCATATAGCCCATGATTGCAAAGTTGGTCATGATACTATACTTGCAAATGCTGTAACCCTCGCAGGTCATGTGAAAATTGGTAACTATGTTTTTATAGGTGGACTTACACCAATTCATCAGTTCTGCAGAGTTGGTGATTATGCAATGGTAGGCGGGGCATCAGCAGTAGATAAAGATATTCCACCTTTTACAAGAGCTTCAAAAAACCACGCTATGTTATATGGATTAAATCTGGTTGGGCTCAAAAGAAGGGGATTTACCCCTGAACAGATTAAATTGATTAAAGAAGCCTATAGAATAATATTCAGAACAGCACCAACACTGGAGGAAGGTATCAAAGAAGTAGAACAAAAACTTCCTCAAACTCCAGAAATAAAAATGCTACTTGATTTTATTAAAACCTCAAAAAGAGGAATAGCTCCGGAAGCATCCAAGAAAAAGAAATGA
- the trxA gene encoding thioredoxin, which produces MAGKVCIVNESNWEQEVLNSDLPVLVDFWAPWCGPCRLIAPVIEELAEELEGKAKICKLNTDENPNIAMKYGIRAIPTIMVFKNGQVVDTKVGVQPKEVLKSLLV; this is translated from the coding sequence ATGGCTGGCAAAGTATGCATAGTTAACGAATCTAACTGGGAACAGGAGGTTTTAAATTCTGATTTACCAGTATTAGTTGATTTCTGGGCTCCATGGTGTGGACCATGTAGATTAATTGCACCTGTAATTGAGGAATTAGCTGAAGAGTTAGAAGGAAAAGCTAAGATTTGTAAACTTAACACAGATGAAAATCCAAATATTGCCATGAAATATGGTATTAGAGCTATACCAACAATTATGGTATTCAAAAACGGACAGGTTGTTGATACAAAAGTAGGTGTTCAACCTAAAGAAGTTCTTAAAAGTCTCCTTGTATAA
- a CDS encoding metalloregulator ArsR/SmtB family transcription factor — MEEIVYDEKERWKDEEFLEENAELLKALAHPNRLKIIGFLSSGKKCVKHIWEALDLPQPNVSQHLSVLRNKGILGYKRQGSIVCYYIKNKKALEIYKLLLKEE, encoded by the coding sequence ATGGAAGAAATTGTTTATGATGAGAAAGAAAGATGGAAAGACGAAGAGTTCTTAGAAGAAAATGCTGAGCTTTTAAAAGCTCTTGCCCATCCAAATAGACTAAAAATCATAGGATTTTTAAGCTCCGGAAAAAAATGTGTAAAACATATCTGGGAAGCACTGGATTTACCACAACCTAATGTATCACAACACTTGTCTGTTTTAAGAAATAAGGGTATATTAGGATATAAAAGACAGGGTTCTATTGTTTGTTACTATATAAAGAACAAAAAAGCGCTGGAAATATATAAGCTACTACTAAAGGAGGAATAA
- a CDS encoding CoB--CoM heterodisulfide reductase iron-sulfur subunit B family protein → MAELKYAFYTGCSAKGVAPELYESTKLVAEKLGMELIELEAATCCGAGAVQEKDEFLALTINARNLALAEELGLDMLTICNTCTLMLREAKFKLDNDPELREAVNEVLREAGLEYKGTSEVTHFLWEVIDGVGLDKLKEMVVRPLKDFNIAPFYGCHIIRPPYLIGYEDPDNPKSIEMVIEALGGNPVDHTARLACCGFHSFWSAEDKVTLKLTAMDAESAKEEKADFMVTPCPLCHTQLDAMQEEAEERIGVTIGMPVLHLPQMIGLAIGLKPEELGLNKHVISTENIIRKVA, encoded by the coding sequence ATGGCTGAATTAAAATACGCCTTTTATACAGGATGTTCTGCAAAGGGTGTAGCTCCCGAGCTTTACGAATCTACTAAATTAGTTGCAGAAAAGCTTGGAATGGAACTTATAGAATTGGAAGCTGCAACATGCTGCGGTGCCGGAGCTGTTCAGGAAAAAGATGAATTTCTTGCTCTTACAATAAATGCAAGGAACCTTGCACTTGCCGAAGAACTTGGACTTGATATGCTTACTATCTGTAATACCTGCACACTTATGCTCAGGGAAGCTAAGTTTAAACTTGATAATGACCCTGAACTTAGAGAAGCAGTTAACGAAGTCCTCAGAGAAGCAGGCCTTGAGTACAAAGGAACTTCAGAAGTTACTCACTTTTTATGGGAAGTGATTGATGGTGTTGGTCTGGATAAACTCAAAGAAATGGTTGTAAGACCACTTAAAGACTTTAATATAGCACCATTTTATGGCTGCCACATCATAAGACCTCCATATCTCATCGGATATGAAGACCCTGATAATCCAAAATCAATAGAGATGGTTATAGAAGCACTCGGTGGAAATCCAGTTGACCACACAGCAAGACTTGCTTGTTGTGGATTCCACTCTTTCTGGTCAGCTGAAGATAAAGTAACTCTGAAACTGACAGCAATGGATGCAGAATCTGCAAAAGAAGAAAAAGCAGACTTTATGGTAACACCTTGTCCACTTTGCCATACACAGCTTGATGCGATGCAAGAAGAAGCAGAAGAAAGAATTGGTGTTACTATAGGAATGCCTGTATTGCACCTTCCTCAAATGATAGGCCTTGCAATAGGTCTAAAACCGGAAGAACTTGGTCTTAATAAGCACGTTATATCAACTGAAAATATTATCAGAAAAGTAGCATAA
- a CDS encoding succinate dehydrogenase/fumarate reductase iron-sulfur subunit has product MEKFKLRVFRYDPTKDTEPYYKTYELPVEKGMTVLAALFKAKEEQDPTISFRYNCRAAICGSCAMRINGHATLACKVQITHLLEKYQTDTITVEPIGNVRPLKDLIYDMDWLIDKLKKVKPWFIPKAPPPKDGTEYRQDPYDHHRIDFASDCILCASCMSDCNALKANKDFLGPMVHSKAYRFIADTRDGEKKARFEAILEDFNLEWCVRCMECTTRCPKEVQPYENIIRLRIMAAEAGYKTPGEIHAEIFEQDIYNRGLLNEMLLPMRQEGILGAIKRAPFGIKMMFKGKVNYADFFGGHKIKRLDEVQKIYEVAKQKEKEVKIRLPQIMGVIYEDKRKTRKRLNYAETGGNE; this is encoded by the coding sequence ATGGAAAAGTTTAAACTTAGAGTTTTCAGATACGACCCTACTAAAGATACAGAGCCTTATTACAAGACCTATGAACTTCCTGTTGAAAAAGGAATGACAGTTCTTGCTGCACTTTTCAAGGCAAAGGAAGAACAAGACCCGACAATATCCTTCCGTTATAACTGCCGTGCTGCTATTTGTGGTTCCTGTGCTATGAGAATAAACGGTCACGCAACATTGGCCTGTAAAGTCCAGATAACACATCTTCTTGAAAAATATCAAACAGATACAATTACAGTTGAGCCTATAGGAAATGTAAGACCACTTAAAGACCTAATCTATGATATGGACTGGCTTATTGATAAACTGAAAAAAGTTAAACCATGGTTTATCCCAAAAGCTCCCCCTCCAAAAGATGGAACAGAATATAGACAAGACCCTTATGACCACCACAGAATAGATTTTGCTTCAGACTGTATTCTTTGTGCTTCCTGTATGTCAGACTGTAATGCATTAAAAGCTAATAAAGATTTCTTAGGTCCTATGGTTCATTCAAAGGCTTACAGATTTATAGCAGATACAAGAGATGGTGAGAAAAAAGCAAGATTTGAAGCAATATTAGAAGATTTCAACCTTGAATGGTGTGTCAGATGTATGGAATGCACAACCAGGTGTCCAAAAGAAGTCCAGCCTTATGAAAACATAATCAGACTGAGAATAATGGCTGCTGAAGCCGGATATAAAACTCCCGGCGAAATCCACGCAGAAATATTTGAACAGGATATATACAACAGGGGTCTCTTAAACGAGATGCTTCTTCCAATGAGACAGGAAGGAATTCTTGGTGCTATTAAAAGGGCACCATTTGGAATTAAAATGATGTTCAAAGGGAAAGTTAATTATGCTGATTTCTTCGGTGGTCATAAAATAAAAAGACTTGATGAAGTTCAAAAAATATATGAAGTTGCAAAACAAAAAGAAAAAGAAGTCAAAATTAGACTTCCACAAATTATGGGTGTTATTTATGAGGATAAAAGAAAAACAAGAAAAAGACTTAACTATGCAGAAACTGGAGGTAATGAGTAA
- a CDS encoding archaemetzincin family Zn-dependent metalloprotease, with product MNYTGITIQPYYPEDNFDKETLTKRLEDVFYLPVKWLPPAEVPQIAYNPARNQFIGDYFLRELINVKDNKEIALGIVSVDLYEPELNFVFGVASAVTKTAVISTYRLHNTFYGLPENKQIFIDRITKEAVHEIGHTLGLGHCPNPECVMHFSNSIVDTDRKSYLFCPSCYQKVQAAIGL from the coding sequence ATGAACTATACAGGTATCACCATACAACCTTATTATCCTGAAGATAATTTTGATAAGGAAACTTTAACAAAAAGATTAGAGGATGTATTCTATCTACCTGTTAAATGGCTACCTCCTGCAGAAGTTCCACAGATTGCCTATAATCCGGCCAGAAACCAGTTTATTGGTGATTATTTCTTAAGGGAACTTATTAATGTAAAAGACAATAAAGAAATTGCCCTTGGTATTGTTTCTGTGGATTTATATGAGCCTGAACTAAATTTTGTATTTGGGGTGGCTTCTGCAGTTACAAAGACTGCTGTTATATCAACTTACCGTTTACATAACACTTTTTACGGACTTCCGGAAAATAAACAAATTTTTATTGACAGAATAACGAAAGAAGCAGTTCATGAAATAGGGCATACCCTTGGCCTTGGACATTGCCCTAATCCTGAATGTGTTATGCATTTTTCCAATTCTATAGTAGATACAGACCGTAAAAGCTATCTATTCTGTCCTTCATGTTATCAAAAAGTCCAAGCTGCAATTGGTTTATAA
- the hisS gene encoding histidine--tRNA ligase — protein sequence MSEIKKIRGFQDIYGENAKKYRYVVDTARKIFEKYNFSEIILPYVEDVSLFVRSVGEATDIVQKEMYVFEDKGGRKVALRPEGTASAVRAYIEERMYAQGGYHKLFYEGAMFRHERPQAGRYRQFHQIGAEIFGVSSPMADAELIKMVSDILKNLGISTRLEINTLGDFESRKKYMEVLREFLESKREFLCKDCQSRIERNPLRVLDCKVEGCKEITKEAPALIDFLSEESLKRYEELKEYLKALNIEFVENPRLVRGLDYYTDTVFEFITDKIGAQGTVAAGGRYDTLVKQLGGPDTPALGFAAGVERLMLLVENLPEDKPLVVVIPVVSEFNIQALKAAEKLRKNGMRTELLLKEGSLKSKMKTANKLGGKFVVFISEKPELKDMETGEQEIFENIDDLIDVLKDKIQV from the coding sequence TTGTCTGAGATAAAAAAAATCAGAGGATTTCAGGATATATACGGAGAAAATGCAAAAAAATATAGATATGTTGTTGATACTGCCAGAAAAATATTTGAGAAATATAATTTCAGCGAAATAATTCTTCCTTATGTTGAAGATGTTTCTTTATTTGTAAGGTCTGTAGGAGAAGCCACAGATATTGTCCAGAAAGAGATGTATGTATTTGAAGACAAAGGAGGCAGAAAGGTAGCCCTTAGACCTGAAGGAACGGCAAGTGCAGTCAGAGCTTATATTGAGGAAAGAATGTATGCACAAGGAGGATACCATAAGCTATTTTATGAAGGTGCTATGTTTAGACATGAAAGACCTCAGGCAGGAAGATACAGACAGTTTCACCAGATTGGTGCAGAGATTTTCGGGGTTTCTTCCCCTATGGCAGATGCAGAACTGATTAAAATGGTCAGTGATATCCTGAAAAACCTTGGAATTTCTACAAGACTTGAAATTAACACCCTCGGAGATTTTGAAAGTAGAAAAAAGTATATGGAAGTGCTCAGAGAATTTTTAGAAAGTAAAAGGGAGTTTTTATGTAAAGACTGTCAAAGTAGAATAGAGAGAAATCCCCTTAGAGTTTTAGACTGCAAAGTTGAAGGCTGTAAAGAAATCACAAAGGAAGCACCGGCTCTTATAGATTTCTTATCTGAAGAAAGCCTTAAAAGATATGAAGAATTAAAAGAGTATTTAAAAGCTTTAAATATAGAATTTGTTGAAAATCCAAGACTGGTTAGGGGCTTGGACTATTACACTGATACGGTCTTTGAGTTTATCACAGATAAAATCGGTGCACAGGGGACTGTTGCTGCAGGCGGGAGATACGATACATTGGTGAAACAGCTTGGAGGTCCTGACACTCCGGCACTGGGATTTGCAGCAGGAGTAGAGAGATTAATGCTTCTGGTGGAAAATTTACCAGAGGATAAACCTCTTGTGGTTGTGATACCTGTTGTTTCTGAATTTAATATTCAGGCATTAAAAGCAGCAGAAAAGCTGAGAAAAAACGGTATGAGAACAGAACTACTTCTTAAAGAAGGAAGTCTAAAATCAAAGATGAAAACAGCAAACAAACTTGGCGGTAAATTTGTTGTTTTTATATCAGAAAAACCTGAGCTAAAGGATATGGAAACAGGGGAACAGGAAATATTTGAGAATATAGATGACCTTATAGATGTTTTGAAAGACAAAATTCAGGTTTGA
- a CDS encoding bacteriohemerythrin — protein sequence MEILKWGKEFELGIPEIDQQHKKLVDILNSFYTELAGNVDRDEAIKHFFNDLEKYLILHLKFEEEFMQQMGFDNFENHKKVHDMFIKLYKEEKERYLSGDKKALNELVALSLSWLLNHIAKTDRKYAEFYKKLNNQT from the coding sequence ATGGAAATCTTAAAATGGGGGAAAGAATTTGAGCTGGGAATTCCGGAAATAGACCAACAACATAAAAAATTGGTGGATATCTTAAATAGTTTTTACACAGAATTAGCCGGTAATGTTGATAGAGATGAGGCGATAAAACATTTCTTTAATGATTTAGAAAAATATCTAATTTTACATCTTAAATTTGAGGAAGAATTTATGCAGCAGATGGGATTTGATAATTTTGAAAATCATAAAAAGGTTCATGATATGTTTATAAAGCTGTATAAGGAAGAAAAAGAAAGGTATTTAAGCGGGGATAAAAAAGCTTTAAATGAACTTGTAGCCTTATCTTTGTCCTGGCTTTTAAATCATATAGCCAAAACAGACAGAAAATATGCTGAGTTTTATAAAAAATTAAACAATCAAACCTGA
- the tgt gene encoding tRNA guanosine(34) transglycosylase Tgt, translating to MFRFELIKKDNNARLGKIYTPHGEIETPVFMPVGTQGTVKAVTKDQLLSTKPQIVLGNTYHLYLRPGTEVLKHFGGLHRFMNWQKPILTDSGGFQVFSLAKEKNKPGKHKAEVILTEEGVKFKSHLDGSWHFFTPELVIQIQEIIGSDIMMPLDVCPPYPVSHTVARDAVEKTIRWLIRSKKAKTNPQQALFGIIQGSTYEDLRRESALKTVELDMDGYSIGGLSVGEPAEYMYAMTEVVVPYIPENKPRYLMGVGTPENIIESVERGIDMFDCVMPTRNARNGTLFTTYGRLNIKAAKYKFSEEPVDPECDCYTCKNFSRGYIRHLFNAEEITGMILATIHNLRFYNKLMEDIRQAIKENRFLQFKKDFYEKYFSQGQ from the coding sequence CTGTTTAGATTTGAACTTATAAAAAAAGACAACAATGCACGGCTTGGGAAAATTTATACTCCACATGGAGAGATAGAAACCCCTGTTTTTATGCCGGTCGGAACACAGGGAACGGTAAAAGCAGTAACAAAAGACCAGCTTCTATCAACAAAACCCCAGATAGTTTTGGGAAATACATATCATCTGTATCTCAGGCCGGGAACAGAGGTTTTGAAACATTTTGGTGGTTTGCACAGATTTATGAACTGGCAGAAGCCTATTTTAACAGATAGCGGTGGATTTCAGGTATTTTCACTGGCAAAAGAAAAAAACAAACCGGGAAAGCACAAAGCCGAAGTAATACTCACAGAAGAAGGTGTAAAATTCAAATCCCATTTAGATGGCTCATGGCATTTTTTCACACCTGAACTGGTTATTCAAATTCAGGAAATCATCGGCAGTGATATTATGATGCCTCTTGATGTCTGCCCCCCTTATCCTGTAAGCCACACAGTAGCAAGGGACGCCGTTGAAAAAACAATAAGATGGCTTATTCGCTCTAAAAAAGCAAAAACAAATCCACAGCAGGCATTATTCGGCATTATCCAAGGCTCAACCTATGAGGATTTAAGAAGGGAAAGTGCCCTTAAAACTGTTGAACTTGATATGGATGGTTATTCTATAGGTGGTCTTTCTGTCGGTGAACCTGCTGAATATATGTATGCTATGACTGAAGTTGTAGTTCCTTATATTCCGGAAAATAAACCAAGATATCTTATGGGGGTTGGAACACCGGAGAACATAATAGAAAGTGTTGAACGGGGCATAGATATGTTTGATTGTGTAATGCCAACCAGAAATGCAAGGAATGGAACCCTTTTTACCACTTACGGTAGGTTAAATATAAAAGCTGCCAAATACAAATTTTCTGAGGAGCCCGTAGACCCTGAATGTGATTGTTACACTTGCAAAAATTTCTCACGGGGATATATAAGACATCTGTTTAATGCTGAAGAAATCACAGGAATGATACTTGCAACTATTCACAACCTCAGATTTTATAATAAATTAATGGAAGATATCCGTCAGGCAATCAAAGAAAACAGATTTTTACAGTTCAAAAAAGATTTTTATGAAAAATACTTCAGTCAGGGGCAGTAG
- a CDS encoding NYN domain-containing protein, translating into MIGLLRKKKKKDVKIVYRYPNERVAIFIDGGNMFHAINAMKIKINYKKLVDILKKDRWLLRAYFYTGVPSGDLPKEIREQLKKQQGFLNELQNLGIKVKTIPLKKTPEGYIEKGIDILIATDMISLAFKDGYDTAILVSGDSDFVPVVEKIQELGKRVETAAFKKTSSYELRRVSDEFILLDNIKHKFSVPLYQEKKQEPERFIDRLKKFFEKLFKRSKK; encoded by the coding sequence ATGATAGGATTACTGAGAAAAAAGAAAAAAAAGGATGTAAAAATAGTTTACAGATATCCTAATGAAAGGGTTGCAATATTTATAGATGGCGGAAATATGTTCCATGCCATTAACGCAATGAAGATTAAGATAAATTATAAAAAACTGGTTGATATATTAAAAAAGGACAGATGGTTACTGAGGGCTTATTTTTATACAGGGGTGCCTTCTGGAGATTTACCTAAAGAAATAAGGGAGCAACTAAAAAAACAACAGGGATTTTTAAATGAACTGCAAAATCTGGGAATAAAAGTAAAAACTATTCCCCTTAAAAAAACCCCAGAAGGATATATAGAAAAAGGAATAGATATCTTAATTGCAACAGATATGATAAGCCTTGCTTTCAAGGATGGCTACGATACGGCTATTCTGGTAAGCGGGGATAGTGATTTTGTCCCTGTTGTTGAAAAAATACAGGAGCTTGGCAAAAGGGTAGAAACAGCAGCATTCAAAAAAACAAGCTCCTATGAGCTTAGAAGGGTGAGTGATGAGTTTATTCTGCTTGATAATATAAAACATAAATTTTCTGTGCCTTTATATCAGGAGAAAAAACAAGAGCCTGAAAGATTTATTGATAGACTTAAAAAATTCTTTGAAAAGCTTTTCAAAAGGAGTAAAAAATGA
- a CDS encoding histone deacetylase has translation MRKVGYIYDPIYLKHDTGEGHPENRHRLEAINEYVDLIKDKLIHIKPRKATAKDIAMVHDPYYPQEIMDLCSAGGTYLDPDTRCSIFSYEAAMYAAGAGLEAVDRIKNGEVERVFAAVRPPGHHAEYAKAMGFCIFNNIAIAARYAQKQGFEKVFIVDFDAHHGNGTQKAFYEDDTVFYFSTHQYPFYPGTGSKEEKGKGKGYGYTYNVPLPAGTGDDVYLKVYSEELPPLVKEFNPDIILVSAGYDLHIDDPLTLLEVSTEGIGKIVENILKTADVPFLFMLEGGYNIIALGESVKLTIEKMLEI, from the coding sequence ATGAGAAAGGTGGGATATATATACGATCCTATTTATCTTAAACATGATACAGGTGAAGGGCATCCTGAAAACCGCCATAGACTTGAGGCAATTAATGAGTATGTAGATTTAATAAAGGATAAGCTAATTCATATAAAACCCAGAAAAGCCACAGCAAAAGATATTGCAATGGTTCATGACCCGTATTATCCACAGGAGATTATGGATTTATGCTCTGCAGGGGGAACTTATTTAGACCCTGATACAAGATGTTCAATTTTTAGCTATGAAGCTGCAATGTATGCAGCAGGGGCAGGGCTGGAAGCAGTAGATAGGATAAAAAATGGAGAGGTTGAAAGGGTTTTTGCCGCTGTTAGACCACCGGGACATCACGCTGAGTATGCCAAGGCAATGGGATTTTGTATATTCAACAATATAGCAATTGCTGCCAGATATGCACAAAAACAGGGATTTGAAAAGGTTTTTATAGTTGATTTTGATGCTCACCACGGAAATGGAACCCAGAAAGCCTTTTATGAAGATGATACTGTCTTTTATTTCTCAACCCATCAATACCCATTTTATCCAGGAACAGGCTCAAAAGAGGAAAAAGGAAAAGGGAAAGGATACGGATATACTTATAATGTGCCTCTACCGGCAGGAACAGGGGATGATGTTTATTTAAAGGTTTATTCAGAAGAACTGCCACCTCTGGTAAAAGAGTTTAACCCGGATATCATACTGGTGTCTGCCGGATATGACCTTCATATAGATGACCCATTAACACTTCTTGAGGTTTCTACAGAAGGAATAGGAAAGATTGTTGAGAATATCTTAAAAACTGCAGATGTTCCATTTTTATTTATGTTAGAAGGTGGATACAACATCATAGCCTTAGGGGAGAGTGTGAAGCTGACAATTGAGAAGATGTTAGAGATTTAA
- a CDS encoding ACP phosphodiesterase → MNFLFHIYLSKNDPEEMIGNFLGDFVKAGQEDIFPENIRKGIFLHRKIDAFSMKNSTFKNSKNRFPKEIKRYSGIAVDVIYDHFLAKHFSKIAGEDLLEFTQRFYELLSPIEPKPGRLKDIFPFLKSENWLYRYREPEYIDFVFKRISNRFKRDSSLSHCYPIFRKNYNQFEQDFWQFLPQIEEYVKSLTSSQLSASHSPLRL, encoded by the coding sequence ATGAATTTTCTATTTCATATCTACCTTTCGAAAAATGATCCTGAAGAAATGATAGGAAATTTTTTAGGGGATTTTGTAAAGGCCGGTCAGGAAGATATTTTTCCAGAAAACATAAGAAAAGGAATTTTTCTCCACCGGAAAATAGATGCCTTTTCAATGAAAAACAGCACTTTCAAAAATAGTAAAAACAGATTTCCAAAGGAAATAAAAAGATATTCAGGAATAGCCGTTGATGTGATATATGATCATTTTTTAGCCAAACATTTTTCTAAGATTGCAGGGGAGGATTTACTTGAATTTACCCAGAGATTTTATGAGCTCCTTTCACCGATTGAGCCAAAACCCGGAAGGCTAAAAGATATATTTCCTTTTCTAAAAAGTGAAAACTGGCTTTACAGATACAGGGAACCTGAATATATAGATTTTGTTTTTAAAAGAATATCAAACAGATTTAAAAGGGATAGCAGCTTAAGCCATTGCTACCCTATTTTCAGGAAAAATTACAACCAATTTGAACAGGATTTCTGGCAGTTTTTACCACAGATAGAAGAATATGTTAAATCTCTAACATCTTCTCAATTGTCAGCTTCACACTCTCCCCTAAGGCTATGA